The following coding sequences are from one Arachis hypogaea cultivar Tifrunner chromosome 7, arahy.Tifrunner.gnm2.J5K5, whole genome shotgun sequence window:
- the LOC112703414 gene encoding photosystem II 10 kDa polypeptide, chloroplastic, translating into MASSVMASVSLKPAPFTAERSSVRGIPSLSRAPSSFKVVASGGKKIKTDKPYGINGGMNLRDGLDASGRKGKGKGVYQFVDKYGANVDGYSPIYDTKDWSPTGDVYTGGTTGLAIWAVTLVGLLAGGALLVYNTSALSQ; encoded by the exons ATGGCATCATCAGTGATGGCTTCAGTGAGCTTAAAACCTGCACCTTTCACTGCTGAGAGGTCCTCAGTTAGAGGGATCCCATCCCTTTCAAGGGCACCCTCTTCCTTCAAAGTCGTGGCCAGTGGTGGAAAGAAAATCAAGACTGATAAGCCTTATG GAATTAATGGAGGCATGAACTTGAGGGATGGACTTGATGCATCTGGCAGGAAAGGAAAG GGAAAGGGTGTGTACCAGTTTGTGGACAAGTACGGTGCTAATGTCGATGGTTACAG TCCTATCTACGATACAAAGGATTGGTCTCCCACTGGTGATGTCTACACTGGCG GTACGACTGGCTTGGCTATCTGGGCTGTGACTCTTGTTGGCCTTCTTGCTGGTGGTGCACTTCTTGTCTACAACACAAGTGCTTTGTCACAATAG